The following are encoded in a window of Mycobacterium vicinigordonae genomic DNA:
- a CDS encoding NAD-dependent malic enzyme produces the protein MSDACVPRFPAALSTPSLNRGVGFTHEQRKRLGLTGRLPSAVLTLDQQADRVWHQLQSMATDLGRNLLLEQLHYRHELLYFKVLIDHLPELMPVVYTPTVGEAIQRFSDEYRGQRGLFLSIDEPEEIAEAFETLGQGPDDIDLIVCTDAEAILGIGDWGVGGIQIAVGKLALYTAGGGVDPRRTLAVSLDVGTDNEQLLHDPFYLGNRHARRHGDEYFDFIRQYVETAHRMFPNAILHFEDFGPANARKILATYGADYCVFNDDMQGTGAVVLAAVYGGSKLTRTPLRDQRIVVFGAGTAGLGVADQIRDAMIADGASAEQATAQIWPIDRQGLLFDDMDDLRDFQLPYAKNRDRLGVGADQRMGLVETIGLASPTLLLGCSAVSGAFNRAVVEAMTASCERPMIFPLSNPTSRMEAMPADLVQWSAGKALVATGSPMAPVEYEGTTYTVGQANNVLVFPGIGLGTIVAGARRITQPMLHASAKAVAQQATPIAPGDSLLPDVRNLRNISAQVAEAVYQAAVEDGVATKSYDDVRQAIRDSMWAPVYD, from the coding sequence ATGAGCGATGCCTGCGTGCCCCGATTCCCGGCCGCGTTGTCCACACCGAGTCTCAACCGCGGGGTGGGTTTCACCCACGAACAGCGCAAGAGGCTTGGCCTCACCGGCCGGTTGCCGTCCGCGGTGCTCACCCTGGACCAGCAAGCCGACCGGGTATGGCACCAATTGCAGAGCATGGCTACCGATTTGGGTCGCAATCTGCTGCTCGAGCAGTTGCACTACCGCCACGAACTGCTGTACTTCAAGGTATTGATCGACCATCTGCCCGAGCTGATGCCGGTTGTCTACACGCCGACGGTGGGTGAAGCGATCCAGCGGTTCTCCGACGAATACCGCGGGCAGCGCGGCCTGTTTCTGAGCATCGACGAACCCGAGGAGATTGCCGAAGCCTTCGAGACACTCGGGCAAGGCCCCGACGACATCGACCTGATCGTATGCACCGACGCCGAAGCGATCCTGGGAATCGGTGACTGGGGTGTGGGCGGCATCCAGATTGCGGTCGGCAAGCTGGCCCTCTACACCGCCGGCGGCGGCGTCGACCCGCGCCGGACACTGGCGGTGTCGCTGGACGTCGGGACCGACAACGAACAGCTGCTGCACGATCCGTTCTACCTGGGCAACCGGCATGCCCGGCGCCACGGAGATGAGTACTTCGACTTCATCCGGCAATACGTCGAGACCGCCCACCGGATGTTCCCCAATGCAATACTGCATTTCGAGGATTTCGGGCCGGCCAACGCCCGCAAGATCCTGGCCACCTACGGCGCTGACTACTGCGTATTCAACGACGACATGCAGGGCACCGGCGCAGTCGTGTTGGCCGCCGTCTACGGCGGGTCGAAGCTCACCCGTACTCCGCTGCGGGATCAGCGGATCGTGGTCTTCGGCGCCGGGACCGCGGGTTTGGGTGTAGCCGACCAGATTCGGGACGCAATGATCGCCGACGGCGCCAGCGCCGAGCAGGCCACGGCACAGATCTGGCCGATCGACCGGCAGGGCCTGTTGTTCGACGACATGGACGACCTGCGGGACTTTCAGTTGCCCTACGCCAAGAACCGCGACCGCCTGGGAGTGGGCGCTGACCAACGAATGGGGCTGGTGGAGACCATTGGGCTCGCGTCCCCCACGCTATTGCTCGGCTGTTCGGCGGTGTCCGGCGCGTTCAACCGCGCGGTGGTGGAGGCGATGACGGCATCGTGTGAGCGCCCGATGATCTTCCCGCTGTCCAACCCGACGTCGCGGATGGAAGCCATGCCGGCAGACTTGGTGCAGTGGTCGGCAGGCAAAGCATTGGTGGCGACCGGAAGTCCGATGGCCCCCGTCGAGTACGAAGGAACCACCTACACCGTCGGGCAGGCCAACAATGTGCTGGTGTTCCCAGGTATCGGACTGGGCACCATTGTTGCCGGAGCACGCCGGATAACTCAACCGATGCTGCACGCTTCAGCGAAAGCCGTTGCCCAACAGGCAACTCCAATTGCACCCGGTGATTCGTTACTGCCTGACGTGCGGAATCTGCGGAACATCTCAGCGCAGGTCGCCGAAGCCGTCTACCAGGCCGCCGTCGAAGACGGGGTGGCGACGAAATCGTACGACGATGTGCGCCAAGCGATTCGCGACAGCATGTGGGCTCCGGTCTACGATTGA
- a CDS encoding MBL fold metallo-hydrolase has product MIFTQHYLDCLSQASYLIGDETTGRAVVVDPRRDIEPYLDQAAEHGLLIERVIETHIHADFLSGHLELAAATGAVISFGKDANVEFAIEPLHDRQRISLGEVMFEILSTPGHTPESISVVVYEHPDDELPYGVLTGDALFVGDVGRPDLLSGKGISANDLARTLYRTLHDKLLKLPDATRVFPAHGAGSTCGKQLSSETSSTIGEQRETNYAAQIADIDEFVASLTSDQAVQPRYFEYDSQRNRQQRPLLNAELPGALDSDAVARLAAAGASLLDGREPEEFAAGHLRGAVNVSLKGRFAEWAGGVLDIEKDIVLVGDPAQARESRIRLARVGLDRVIGQLDDLDAVLRRQPERVERTERYTADQLDPLRRSTAELQIIDVRGKAELEDGMIPGARHIPLPALADSLDELDRSVPVLTYCASGTRSMIAASLLQAAGFGDVADLIGGFDAWEKAGLPLAGGADQS; this is encoded by the coding sequence ATGATCTTCACCCAGCATTACCTGGACTGCTTGTCGCAGGCCTCGTACTTGATCGGGGACGAGACCACGGGGCGTGCCGTGGTCGTCGACCCGCGCCGAGACATCGAGCCCTACCTCGATCAGGCGGCCGAACACGGTCTGCTAATCGAGCGGGTCATCGAGACCCATATCCATGCCGACTTCCTAAGCGGGCATTTGGAATTGGCGGCTGCGACTGGGGCGGTGATCTCCTTCGGCAAGGACGCGAACGTCGAGTTCGCCATCGAGCCGTTGCACGACCGGCAGCGCATCTCCTTGGGGGAAGTCATGTTTGAGATCCTGTCGACACCCGGTCACACGCCGGAGTCTATCTCCGTCGTGGTGTACGAGCACCCGGACGACGAGCTCCCCTACGGTGTCCTGACCGGAGACGCGCTATTCGTCGGCGACGTCGGCCGCCCGGATCTGCTTTCGGGCAAAGGCATCTCTGCCAACGACCTCGCGCGAACCCTGTACCGAACACTGCACGACAAACTACTCAAGCTGCCCGACGCCACCAGAGTGTTTCCGGCGCACGGGGCCGGGTCGACCTGCGGCAAGCAGTTGTCCAGCGAGACCAGTTCCACCATCGGCGAGCAGCGTGAAACCAACTATGCCGCCCAGATTGCCGACATTGACGAATTCGTCGCCTCGCTCACTTCCGACCAAGCCGTACAGCCGCGTTACTTCGAGTATGACTCGCAGCGCAATCGGCAGCAGCGTCCGCTGTTGAACGCGGAGCTGCCAGGCGCATTGGACAGCGATGCGGTCGCCCGGCTCGCGGCAGCGGGCGCCAGCCTGCTCGACGGCCGCGAACCAGAGGAGTTTGCGGCGGGTCATCTACGCGGCGCCGTCAACGTCAGCCTGAAGGGTCGTTTCGCCGAGTGGGCCGGCGGCGTCTTGGACATCGAAAAGGACATCGTGCTGGTGGGTGATCCCGCGCAGGCGCGGGAGAGCAGAATCCGGCTTGCGCGGGTGGGCCTGGATCGGGTCATCGGCCAGTTAGACGATCTGGACGCGGTGCTGCGGAGACAGCCGGAGCGCGTCGAGCGAACTGAACGCTATACCGCCGACCAACTTGACCCGTTGCGCCGCTCGACAGCTGAGCTGCAGATCATCGATGTGCGCGGCAAAGCCGAGTTGGAGGATGGAATGATTCCCGGCGCGCGGCACATTCCATTGCCCGCGCTGGCCGACTCGCTGGACGAACTCGACAGGTCAGTGCCGGTGCTGACGTATTGCGCGAGCGGGACGCGCTCCATGATCGCGGCCAGTCTGTTGCAGGCGGCGGGTTTCGGAGACGTCGCGGATCTAATTGGTGGGTTCGATGCCTGGGAGAAAGCTGGACTGCCACTGGCTGGCGGCGCGGATCAATCGTAG
- a CDS encoding CAP domain-containing protein, with amino-acid sequence MTCLIRYAIHLARMLVVLAAAAGSAAPSAVADNKRLNDSVLSGVYTTQHQAGCTNDVVMNNSLYLAAQWHADDMIDNRNINDDIGSDGSTPQDRAYAAGFRGRVAETVATNPALAITGLEVMRQWYDNPEYLAIMRDCTNTAMGVWSDNSLDRTVVVALYGRPEEQGR; translated from the coding sequence ATGACATGTTTGATCCGATACGCAATCCATTTGGCACGCATGCTCGTCGTGCTTGCGGCGGCAGCGGGATCGGCGGCTCCTAGCGCCGTTGCTGACAACAAGAGGCTCAACGACAGCGTCCTGTCCGGTGTCTACACCACTCAGCACCAAGCTGGCTGTACGAACGATGTAGTGATGAACAACTCGCTGTATCTGGCCGCGCAATGGCACGCCGACGATATGATCGACAACCGAAACATCAACGACGACATCGGATCTGATGGCTCGACACCACAAGACCGAGCTTACGCAGCCGGGTTTCGCGGCCGAGTAGCCGAAACCGTGGCGACTAATCCAGCGCTGGCCATCACTGGCCTCGAAGTGATGCGGCAGTGGTACGACAACCCGGAATATCTTGCGATCATGCGAGATTGCACTAACACCGCGATGGGCGTCTGGTCAGACAACAGCTTGGACCGCACCGTCGTGGTTGCCCTGTATGGGCGGCCCGAGGAGCAGGGACGCTGA
- a CDS encoding Mce protein — protein MADEPSEKPDIADTQGEVALSRESDECIEADADAAENPVASRATGRGLPNPLGRLTHIGRALVVSGVVVAALAGLTGWLGYRGYEQHQARVQRQLFIQTARQGAVNLTTLNYTEIDADVQRILDSATGAFREDFEHRAKPFIELVKAAQSKSEGTVTEAGLESQQGDSARVLVAVAVKSRTAAGEEAPREWRMRIDVQAVGSDAKMSNVVFVP, from the coding sequence ATGGCTGACGAGCCTTCTGAGAAGCCTGATATTGCTGACACCCAAGGTGAAGTCGCTTTGTCCAGGGAATCCGACGAGTGCATTGAGGCGGACGCCGACGCGGCCGAGAACCCAGTCGCCTCTCGCGCCACCGGTCGGGGACTGCCGAATCCACTTGGGCGGCTTACCCACATCGGGCGCGCTCTGGTCGTCAGCGGAGTCGTCGTGGCCGCGCTCGCCGGATTGACCGGTTGGCTCGGCTACCGCGGGTACGAGCAGCACCAGGCCCGCGTCCAACGCCAGTTGTTTATCCAGACGGCCCGCCAGGGTGCGGTGAATCTCACTACACTCAACTACACCGAGATCGACGCCGATGTGCAGCGGATCCTCGATTCGGCCACCGGCGCCTTCCGGGAGGATTTCGAGCATCGGGCCAAACCGTTCATCGAACTCGTCAAGGCCGCGCAGTCGAAATCGGAGGGCACCGTCACCGAAGCTGGGCTGGAGTCCCAGCAGGGGGACTCGGCCAGGGTGTTGGTGGCGGTAGCGGTGAAGTCGCGGACGGCCGCCGGCGAAGAGGCGCCGCGGGAATGGCGGATGCGAATCGATGTCCAAGCCGTCGGCAGCGACGCCAAGATGTCGAATGTGGTGTTCGTGCCATGA